A genome region from Alicyclobacillus acidocaldarius subsp. acidocaldarius DSM 446 includes the following:
- a CDS encoding DEAD/DEAH box helicase: MDVDLQAFYEKHGFARLHEWTLPPREARYEQVSSLAADVEPETRRYLEASYLRGLYRHQVKAIRAACRGENVCLATGTASGKSALFFAAGIDTMAKRYKARVLAMYPTRALGREQADRWRQAIAASGADWKVCLIDGGVPMTERESLLRESDVMVMTPDVVHTWLLPTLSSAAVRTFLTHLRLVVVDEVHTYSGVMGTNSAFLFRRLAHVADALGGAFRIVCASATIAKPEEHVAKLFGRRFCVVGSEDDTSPRHPTSVEFVALPAGGDLLQAVALLLRHIAGQGNRAIAFLDSRQRVEIIGSILQRQDEEEADDDEVVGRRLRELEQVGILPYRSGYEEADRQAIQRELTSGTLRGVVSTSALELGMDIPNLDVAVLVGVPQSQTSLLQRIGRVGRHGPGHVVILHAQTALDDAVLANPSLLWQRPLTEAVLYLDHRRAQYIHAMCLAGIGGEHDLALNRRPGDPDAFQLSQAAEWPDGFAELCRAERSGQIPPEFETMRIEAGDSPHRTYLLRDMERRFTVERQAANELDKLGDLSMSQVMREAYPGAIYRYMGRCYRVVRVYHPSSKIVVRPEKQYHTKPSAVPPRISPQIDRPGTAVYQAGAGFIVASDLLVHEMVTGFVEYRGRTLRRFHYPIHDDPDLRGVQFDMPLFQRRYVTHGVSFFHPDLRDVDALNALMPLLLEAYAFVVPFDTQDVAVGIARVSGVRNHSLPQDARLITLYDRVYGSLHLAARILEPGVLPRVAEQMEAFLHARFWSEIDPDLRSTADAWVASLREPLVPVGGEAEAAAASEGESRVRVLLPGSVGYVELEGRQFLVDAVFFKPSGLHYRGKYPDDTSHQSCEIQLPVHLVAEMPGESRWGFYDIERGEVVEDPSAGAS; the protein is encoded by the coding sequence ATGGATGTGGATCTTCAAGCCTTTTACGAGAAGCACGGGTTTGCGCGCCTACACGAGTGGACGCTGCCCCCGCGAGAGGCTCGGTATGAGCAGGTCTCGTCGCTCGCGGCGGACGTGGAACCGGAGACGCGCCGGTATCTCGAGGCCAGCTATCTTCGAGGGTTGTATCGGCATCAGGTGAAAGCCATCCGCGCGGCGTGCCGAGGAGAGAACGTGTGCCTTGCCACCGGAACGGCCTCCGGCAAGAGCGCCCTGTTTTTCGCGGCCGGGATCGACACCATGGCGAAACGGTACAAGGCGCGCGTGCTCGCCATGTATCCCACGCGCGCGTTGGGGCGGGAGCAGGCCGATCGATGGCGGCAGGCCATCGCGGCATCTGGAGCGGACTGGAAGGTCTGTCTCATCGACGGCGGGGTGCCGATGACGGAACGGGAGTCCCTGTTGCGCGAGAGCGACGTGATGGTCATGACGCCGGACGTGGTGCATACGTGGTTGTTGCCGACGCTTTCCTCGGCGGCCGTGCGGACGTTTCTCACGCACCTTCGCCTGGTCGTGGTCGACGAGGTGCACACGTATTCGGGCGTCATGGGGACGAACAGCGCGTTTTTGTTTCGGCGGCTGGCGCACGTGGCGGACGCGCTGGGCGGGGCCTTTCGCATCGTGTGCGCGTCGGCCACTATCGCGAAGCCGGAAGAGCACGTCGCAAAATTGTTTGGGCGAAGGTTTTGCGTCGTTGGATCGGAAGACGACACGTCGCCGCGCCATCCGACGAGCGTGGAGTTTGTGGCCCTTCCTGCGGGCGGCGATTTGCTGCAGGCGGTGGCACTTCTCCTTCGCCACATCGCGGGCCAGGGGAACCGCGCCATCGCGTTTCTCGACAGCCGCCAGCGGGTCGAGATCATCGGATCCATCCTGCAGCGCCAGGACGAGGAAGAGGCCGACGATGACGAGGTGGTGGGCCGGCGCTTGCGGGAACTGGAGCAGGTCGGGATCCTGCCGTATCGATCGGGGTATGAGGAGGCGGATCGGCAAGCCATCCAGCGCGAGCTGACCTCGGGCACGCTGCGGGGCGTCGTGAGCACGAGTGCGCTCGAGCTCGGCATGGACATCCCGAACCTCGACGTCGCCGTGCTCGTCGGCGTCCCGCAGTCGCAGACAAGTCTCCTGCAGCGCATCGGGCGCGTCGGGCGCCACGGGCCAGGGCACGTCGTCATCCTGCACGCCCAAACGGCGCTCGACGACGCGGTGCTCGCGAATCCGTCGCTCCTCTGGCAGCGGCCGCTCACCGAGGCCGTGCTCTACCTCGATCACCGCCGGGCGCAGTACATCCACGCGATGTGCCTCGCCGGGATCGGCGGCGAGCACGATCTCGCCCTCAACCGCCGCCCGGGCGATCCGGACGCGTTTCAGCTGTCCCAAGCGGCGGAGTGGCCGGATGGCTTCGCTGAATTGTGCCGGGCCGAGCGATCCGGCCAGATCCCTCCCGAGTTTGAGACCATGCGCATTGAGGCAGGCGACAGCCCGCACCGCACGTATCTCCTGCGCGACATGGAGCGGCGCTTCACGGTCGAGCGGCAGGCGGCAAACGAGTTGGACAAGCTCGGGGACCTGTCGATGTCCCAGGTGATGCGCGAGGCGTACCCCGGCGCCATCTACCGCTACATGGGCCGTTGCTACCGCGTCGTGCGCGTGTATCATCCGTCGAGCAAAATCGTCGTGCGGCCCGAGAAACAGTACCACACGAAGCCGAGCGCCGTCCCGCCGCGCATTTCGCCGCAGATCGATCGCCCCGGCACGGCCGTGTATCAGGCGGGCGCCGGCTTCATCGTCGCAAGCGATCTCTTGGTGCACGAGATGGTAACCGGCTTCGTCGAGTATCGTGGCAGGACACTCCGCCGTTTCCATTACCCCATCCACGATGACCCTGATCTGCGCGGCGTCCAGTTCGACATGCCGCTGTTCCAGCGCCGGTATGTGACCCACGGCGTGTCCTTTTTCCACCCCGACCTGCGCGATGTCGATGCCCTGAACGCGCTGATGCCCCTTCTTTTGGAGGCGTACGCCTTCGTCGTGCCCTTCGACACCCAGGACGTCGCCGTCGGCATTGCGCGCGTGAGCGGCGTGCGAAACCATTCGCTGCCGCAGGACGCCCGCCTCATCACGCTCTACGATCGCGTCTACGGCAGCCTGCACCTCGCGGCGCGCATCCTGGAGCCCGGCGTGTTGCCGCGGGTGGCTGAGCAGATGGAGGCATTTTTGCATGCGCGCTTCTGGTCTGAGATCGATCCCGACCTCAGGTCCACCGCCGACGCGTGGGTGGCCTCGCTGCGCGAGCCACTGGTGCCGGTGGGCGGCGAGGCCGAGGCCGCCGCGGCGAGCGAGGGCGAGTCGCGCGTGCGGGTCCTTCTTCCGGGCAGCGTCGGCTACGTGGAACTGGAGGGCCGCCAATTTCTCGTCGACGCCGTGTTTTTCAAACCCTCGGGCCTCCACTACCGCGGCAAGTACCCGGATGACACGTCGCACCAGTCGTGCGAGATTCAGCTCCCCGTGCATCTGGTGGCCGAGATGCCCGGAGAGTCGCGGTGGGGCTTCTACGACATCGAGCGAGGAGAGGTCGTCGAGGATCCTTCCGCCGGCGCGTCGTGA
- a CDS encoding ArnT family glycosyltransferase: protein MRTGRTWLGAPAWLWLLALAPRLVTIFVYGPHLTIHSDDEGYYRSALWLLQKGTFSYYTPDAPTVHMMPGITLLLAGIIWVFGAGTVGLYAGKILFTLIATLGIAGIYRAVSRMTRPWVGAVVAAAIALYPPEVLVDTLFLTEPLFMAAFAWMFDFTFKVAESRRLRDVLGLAITFMLAIYVRPNVALWIVFALLYFLMKGYPRPLLWRHLGAAVLVGLIFMAPWWIRNEMVFHRLILFTDDSWNPLLLGTFEGYGYPPPTNEGAIEHQLLREYPSLRPQSMHELTWFRLQKQIAFKRMGEWLKTNPSSFWTTYLWLKPQILWLRAYLPIPIFGITEASLRGLQTWVVDASIVGHFVAMVFARGRRREILLIWLTLLYYTAVFSFFFAFERYNVPIDWLMFSGVPVAVWALLRAIVGEERKGARAKSGRGRSRRRTSR, encoded by the coding sequence ATGCGAACGGGAAGGACGTGGCTCGGCGCGCCGGCGTGGCTGTGGTTGCTCGCGCTCGCGCCGCGCCTGGTGACCATCTTCGTGTACGGACCGCATCTCACCATTCACAGCGACGACGAAGGTTACTACCGAAGCGCGCTTTGGCTCCTGCAAAAGGGCACGTTCTCGTATTACACGCCGGACGCGCCGACGGTGCACATGATGCCGGGCATCACGCTCTTGTTGGCCGGCATCATCTGGGTGTTCGGGGCGGGGACCGTCGGCCTGTATGCGGGAAAAATCCTGTTCACCCTCATTGCGACGCTCGGCATCGCGGGGATCTACCGCGCGGTGAGCCGGATGACCCGGCCTTGGGTCGGCGCAGTGGTCGCCGCGGCCATCGCGCTGTATCCGCCCGAAGTGCTGGTGGACACGCTCTTTCTCACGGAGCCACTTTTCATGGCGGCCTTCGCCTGGATGTTCGATTTCACGTTCAAAGTCGCGGAGTCCAGGCGGTTGCGGGACGTGCTTGGGCTTGCCATCACCTTCATGCTCGCCATCTACGTGCGGCCGAACGTCGCGCTCTGGATTGTCTTCGCGCTGCTCTACTTCCTGATGAAGGGCTATCCCCGCCCGCTGCTCTGGCGCCACCTCGGGGCGGCCGTGCTGGTCGGGCTCATCTTCATGGCGCCATGGTGGATTCGGAACGAGATGGTGTTTCACCGCTTGATCCTGTTCACCGACGACAGCTGGAACCCGCTCCTTCTCGGCACCTTCGAGGGCTACGGCTATCCGCCTCCCACCAACGAGGGCGCCATCGAGCATCAGTTGCTGCGCGAGTACCCGAGCCTGCGGCCGCAGTCCATGCACGAACTGACGTGGTTTCGCCTGCAGAAGCAGATTGCCTTCAAGCGCATGGGTGAATGGCTGAAGACGAACCCGTCCTCGTTCTGGACGACGTACCTTTGGCTGAAGCCGCAGATTCTCTGGCTGCGCGCGTACCTGCCCATTCCCATCTTCGGGATCACGGAGGCCTCGCTTCGCGGGCTGCAGACCTGGGTGGTCGACGCGTCCATCGTGGGACACTTCGTCGCGATGGTCTTTGCCCGCGGGCGGCGGAGGGAGATCTTGCTCATCTGGCTCACGCTGCTCTACTACACGGCGGTGTTCTCGTTCTTCTTCGCGTTTGAGCGGTACAACGTGCCCATCGATTGGCTGATGTTTTCGGGCGTGCCCGTGGCCGTCTGGGCGCTCCTGCGCGCCATCGTGGGCGAGGAGCGCAAGGGGGCCAGGGCGAAGTCGGGTCGAGGGCGATCGCGCCGCCGCACTTCCCGCTGA
- a CDS encoding sigma-54 interaction domain-containing protein has product MEPSVVADVWKLYQEILEFAPVGVHAVDREGRTRVYNRVMGEIDGYRPDEVLEKNVFELYELDEETSTLWRALKTGHPVQIDEQVYVARNGRRVVTQNRTKPVVIAGEIIGAMEIAVPREAGGAQEAADARIRRRYSFADILGESRAMQRALDLAERAARMDLPVLLVGETGTGKELFAQAIHGASARKHGPFLAQNCAAWPEGLAESVLFGTRRGGFTGAVDRAGVFELACGGTLLLDEVHAMSPSVQAKLLRALQDGEVWPIGARRSVQTDVRVIAAMNVPPSAALSRGLVRPDLLYRIGAIAIHLPPLRERPEDIPLLAQAFLRRYGEARAVRLSSDAMAFLTSHDWPGNVRELEQTVRSALALWPEAREITSEMLRSAHPLLGEGAPRELERVARAARPSDDAIRRAYEAASGNLTHAAQALGISRQRMQYHVRRLGLRTSSQPK; this is encoded by the coding sequence ATGGAACCGAGCGTGGTGGCGGACGTGTGGAAGCTGTATCAGGAGATCCTCGAATTCGCGCCGGTCGGCGTTCACGCGGTCGATCGCGAAGGGCGCACGCGGGTCTACAACCGGGTGATGGGCGAGATCGACGGGTACAGGCCGGACGAAGTGCTGGAGAAAAACGTGTTCGAACTGTACGAGCTCGACGAGGAGACGAGCACGCTCTGGCGGGCGCTGAAGACGGGGCATCCGGTGCAGATTGACGAGCAGGTGTACGTGGCGCGCAACGGGCGGCGCGTCGTGACGCAGAATCGCACGAAGCCGGTGGTCATCGCGGGCGAGATCATCGGCGCGATGGAGATTGCCGTGCCGCGCGAGGCGGGAGGCGCGCAGGAAGCGGCAGACGCGCGGATCAGGCGCCGATACTCGTTCGCGGACATCCTGGGCGAGAGCCGGGCCATGCAGAGGGCGCTCGATCTCGCCGAGCGCGCGGCGCGGATGGACCTGCCCGTCCTCCTCGTGGGCGAGACGGGCACGGGCAAGGAACTGTTCGCCCAGGCCATTCATGGGGCGAGCGCGCGCAAGCACGGCCCGTTTTTGGCGCAAAACTGCGCGGCCTGGCCAGAGGGGCTCGCGGAGAGTGTGCTCTTCGGCACGAGGCGGGGCGGATTCACGGGCGCCGTGGATCGCGCGGGCGTGTTCGAGCTGGCCTGCGGGGGGACGCTGTTGCTCGACGAGGTGCACGCGATGTCCCCCTCCGTGCAGGCGAAGCTGTTGCGCGCCCTCCAGGACGGCGAGGTGTGGCCGATTGGCGCGAGGCGGTCCGTCCAGACGGACGTCCGCGTGATCGCCGCGATGAACGTGCCGCCAAGCGCCGCGTTGAGCCGCGGGCTCGTGCGGCCGGATCTCCTGTACCGCATCGGCGCCATCGCCATTCACCTGCCGCCGCTTCGGGAAAGGCCTGAGGACATCCCGCTTTTGGCCCAGGCGTTTTTGCGCAGGTACGGAGAAGCGCGCGCCGTGCGCCTCTCGAGCGACGCGATGGCCTTTTTGACGAGCCACGACTGGCCCGGGAATGTGCGCGAGCTCGAGCAGACCGTGCGATCCGCCCTGGCCCTCTGGCCGGAAGCGCGCGAAATCACGTCCGAGATGCTGCGATCCGCGCATCCGCTCCTCGGTGAAGGCGCGCCGCGCGAATTGGAGCGTGTGGCGCGCGCCGCGCGCCCCTCGGACGACGCCATTCGCCGGGCGTACGAAGCGGCTTCGGGCAACCTGACCCACGCGGCGCAGGCGCTCGGCATCAGCCGGCAGCGCATGCAGTACCACGTGCGGCGGCTTGGGTTGAGAACCTCGTCGCAGCCGAAGTGA
- a CDS encoding type IV pilus twitching motility protein PilT, protein MVQIDEILALAKEKEASDVHLSAGAPVTYRVHGDLEPMGSKLMPVDLEAFARQMLSEERWQRFMEAGEIDFSYSIPGVARFRVNAYRQRGSISIAARLIPQRIPTMEELNLPSVFKALMNRPYGLVLVTGPTGSGKSTTLAAVLDAINQTQRRHIITLEDPIEYLHTHKLSIIDQREIGQDTSGFAPALRAALRQDPDILLVGEMRDLETIATAITASETGHLVFATLHTSDAVQTVERIIDVFPPEQQGQIRIQLAGVLAGVVSQRLHRTRDGRGRVASFEVLVNTPAVANLIRSGKTHQIGAMMQTGRQFGMITMEMSIRELVQQGKISPAVLRQWQPAQLSQQS, encoded by the coding sequence ATGGTGCAGATTGATGAAATCTTGGCTTTGGCAAAAGAGAAAGAAGCTTCAGACGTCCATCTCTCAGCCGGGGCGCCTGTGACCTATCGCGTCCATGGCGATCTCGAACCCATGGGTTCCAAACTCATGCCGGTCGATCTCGAGGCCTTCGCGCGGCAGATGCTTTCGGAGGAGCGCTGGCAGCGGTTCATGGAGGCGGGCGAGATCGACTTTTCGTACAGCATTCCAGGCGTGGCTCGCTTCCGGGTCAATGCGTATCGGCAGCGGGGCTCCATCAGCATCGCGGCGCGCCTCATCCCTCAGCGGATTCCGACGATGGAGGAACTGAACCTGCCGTCCGTGTTCAAAGCCCTGATGAACCGCCCGTATGGGCTCGTGCTCGTTACCGGGCCGACCGGAAGCGGCAAGAGCACGACGCTCGCGGCGGTGCTCGATGCCATCAACCAGACGCAGCGCCGGCACATCATTACGTTGGAAGACCCGATTGAATACCTGCACACGCACAAGCTGTCGATCATCGACCAGCGCGAGATCGGCCAGGACACCTCGGGCTTCGCGCCCGCGCTGCGCGCGGCGCTCCGCCAGGATCCAGACATCCTGCTCGTGGGCGAGATGCGCGATCTCGAGACCATCGCGACGGCCATCACGGCGTCGGAAACCGGTCACCTGGTGTTCGCCACGCTGCACACGTCGGACGCGGTGCAGACGGTGGAGCGCATCATCGACGTGTTTCCGCCGGAGCAGCAGGGCCAGATTCGCATCCAGCTCGCAGGCGTGCTCGCGGGCGTCGTCTCCCAGCGGCTGCACCGCACGCGCGACGGGCGGGGGCGCGTGGCGTCGTTCGAGGTGCTCGTGAACACCCCCGCCGTGGCCAACCTCATTCGAAGCGGCAAGACGCACCAGATCGGCGCCATGATGCAGACGGGCCGCCAGTTCGGCATGATCACGATGGAGATGAGCATTCGGGAATTGGTGCAGCAGGGGAAGATCTCGCCTGCGGTACTCCGCCAGTGGCAGCCTGCGCAGTTGTCGCAGCAGTCGTGA
- a CDS encoding PilN domain-containing protein, with protein MDINLMPKPVSRSVRMRTPVRGRWPWIVIGSGVAIVCIAAIVVSHLAVARSAASLNQLQQQVQLLQAQTQSISTNQSAQEETTAQQIVQSSVRYDAILKAFARDLAPSTTVDSIQENGTTLTLAGRSESVASVAAFEAALSREPFAASASFTAAALQSSGSNVPGVGQAALGHAIVAGSGGAGYRYDYTLTVALKTGGGGT; from the coding sequence ATGGACATCAACCTCATGCCTAAGCCAGTCAGCCGATCCGTACGCATGCGCACGCCGGTGCGCGGCCGGTGGCCGTGGATCGTCATAGGAAGTGGAGTGGCCATCGTGTGTATCGCCGCGATTGTCGTGTCTCACCTCGCTGTGGCGCGATCGGCGGCATCTCTGAATCAGCTCCAGCAGCAGGTTCAGCTTTTGCAGGCGCAGACACAGTCGATCTCGACGAATCAATCCGCGCAAGAGGAGACCACCGCACAGCAGATTGTGCAGTCGAGTGTCCGCTATGACGCCATTTTGAAGGCCTTTGCACGGGATCTCGCCCCGTCGACGACCGTCGATTCGATTCAGGAGAACGGAACGACGCTCACCCTCGCTGGGCGAAGCGAAAGCGTTGCGAGCGTGGCCGCATTCGAGGCGGCGCTCTCGCGTGAGCCATTTGCGGCGAGTGCGTCGTTCACGGCGGCCGCCTTGCAGAGCAGTGGTTCGAATGTTCCAGGCGTGGGACAGGCCGCTCTGGGGCATGCCATCGTCGCTGGATCCGGTGGAGCGGGTTATCGATATGATTACACGCTGACGGTCGCCCTGAAGACTGGGGGTGGGGGTACGTGA
- the gspM gene encoding type II secretion system protein GspM: protein MKLSLSRSLSERDKSILLVLGVVVVFLLVYLIGVRPALDQLSNLAQERSSLEQTLASLGQVHARQQQQEERGKNVMTRLPIGAHEANALEVINGIAQSDKVTLVSVALGQSAGSTNGASTVQSNTGGTVGAVQSGSLPSLQYTISATGSTAALEAFFADLAKAPRLMTVTLQSVTGTANGVVANFTLNVYYRNA, encoded by the coding sequence GTGAAACTGAGCTTGTCGAGATCGCTTTCCGAGCGAGACAAGTCCATCCTGCTCGTGCTCGGCGTCGTGGTGGTGTTTTTGCTCGTATACCTGATTGGCGTGCGACCGGCCCTCGACCAACTATCCAATTTGGCGCAAGAGCGGTCGTCGTTGGAGCAGACGCTCGCATCCCTGGGTCAAGTCCATGCGCGCCAGCAGCAACAGGAGGAGCGGGGCAAAAACGTGATGACACGATTGCCCATCGGCGCGCACGAGGCCAACGCGCTCGAAGTCATCAACGGGATTGCACAGAGCGACAAGGTGACCCTTGTGTCGGTGGCATTGGGTCAGAGCGCAGGTTCAACAAATGGAGCATCGACAGTGCAGTCGAACACGGGTGGAACCGTGGGTGCTGTTCAAAGTGGCTCCTTGCCCAGCCTTCAGTACACCATCTCTGCTACAGGAAGCACGGCGGCCCTGGAAGCCTTCTTTGCCGATCTCGCCAAGGCGCCGCGCTTGATGACCGTGACGCTGCAGAGCGTCACAGGCACCGCGAATGGCGTCGTGGCGAACTTCACGCTGAACGTGTATTATCGCAATGCATGA
- a CDS encoding prepilin peptidase, producing MGQESATHEILIALALIYGLIFGSFANVVGYRLPRGESVVWPRSHCPNCGRDLAAWELVPVLSWLALRGRCRTCKAPISWRYPAIELATGVAFALSAATASGNYAKLAVWWAFWLYLASAVACDLTSLILPDVLTLPAGVIFFLGSGLTGIRTWLMAAAGAAVGYVIVAAIHFVTGGKMGMGDAKLNLGIGAMLGPGYMVMAFVLAAIYGVLAALPLRLAGRVKPQQPIPFAPFLALAAATCAFVGLDLWHLYARLTGLGP from the coding sequence ATGGGGCAGGAATCCGCGACCCACGAGATTTTGATTGCATTGGCCCTTATCTACGGACTTATCTTCGGATCGTTCGCCAACGTCGTGGGCTATCGGCTGCCGCGCGGGGAGAGCGTGGTCTGGCCGAGATCGCACTGCCCAAACTGTGGCCGGGACCTCGCGGCTTGGGAGCTGGTGCCGGTTCTGTCGTGGCTTGCGCTGCGGGGGCGCTGCCGCACGTGCAAGGCGCCCATCTCGTGGCGATACCCGGCCATCGAGCTCGCCACGGGTGTGGCCTTCGCGCTTTCCGCCGCCACCGCGAGCGGCAACTACGCAAAGCTCGCGGTCTGGTGGGCGTTCTGGCTGTACCTCGCGTCGGCCGTCGCGTGTGATCTCACGTCGCTCATCCTGCCGGACGTCCTGACGCTTCCCGCGGGCGTCATCTTCTTCTTGGGGAGCGGCCTGACCGGCATCCGCACGTGGCTCATGGCGGCCGCCGGCGCCGCGGTGGGGTACGTCATCGTGGCGGCCATTCACTTTGTGACGGGCGGAAAGATGGGCATGGGCGACGCAAAGCTCAACCTCGGCATCGGGGCAATGCTCGGGCCGGGCTACATGGTGATGGCCTTCGTGCTCGCCGCCATCTACGGCGTACTCGCCGCACTGCCCCTTCGGCTCGCGGGGCGCGTCAAGCCCCAGCAGCCCATCCCGTTTGCGCCATTTCTGGCGCTGGCCGCGGCCACGTGCGCGTTTGTGGGACTGGACCTGTGGCACCTGTACGCGCGCCTGACGGGGCTCGGGCCGTGA
- the pilM gene encoding type IV pilus biogenesis protein PilM has protein sequence MLLRLTTSSRSTSVGVEICDAGLRIAEVEPGKPLRVSRLETAPWDLSQTVRDPYPTFALASILSHAFDANRRRKLTVHVALPSRFTVIRQLTLPAVGEKELQSAIELQIQHNIHLPFDEAAYDYVRCEPPEDEADSVSVLLVAADKSRVNDVIQGFRAVGIRPKTIDIHALALYRLIRRFRPDLPQNFLLLETSEDTVDMHVFHNGLLYLTRQVPVALAPTADVPAFDYVSQFDVEIERTLNFFMYTLNQREAGFERLFVTLPRDVDASEHLQALEERIGMPCEVLPLAEMIRRNCEIGPEAHRMPDLADYAAAIGLALRGV, from the coding sequence ATGCTGCTTCGTCTCACCACCTCATCGCGTTCCACCTCCGTTGGCGTGGAGATCTGCGACGCAGGACTCCGCATCGCTGAGGTGGAACCCGGCAAACCTCTTCGCGTATCGCGGCTCGAAACCGCGCCTTGGGATCTCTCCCAAACGGTGCGCGATCCGTACCCCACGTTCGCGCTGGCGTCTATCTTGTCGCACGCATTTGACGCCAATCGGCGTAGAAAGCTGACTGTCCACGTCGCGCTGCCTTCAAGGTTCACCGTGATCCGCCAGCTCACGCTTCCGGCGGTGGGTGAGAAAGAGCTCCAAAGTGCTATCGAGCTTCAGATTCAGCACAATATCCATTTGCCATTTGACGAAGCTGCGTACGATTATGTGCGCTGTGAACCTCCCGAGGACGAGGCGGACAGCGTCAGCGTGCTGCTCGTCGCAGCGGACAAATCACGCGTGAACGATGTCATCCAGGGGTTTCGGGCTGTCGGTATCCGTCCGAAGACCATCGACATCCACGCGCTAGCACTGTATCGCTTGATTCGGCGCTTCCGTCCAGATCTGCCGCAGAATTTCCTCTTGTTGGAGACCAGCGAGGATACCGTGGACATGCACGTCTTCCACAATGGTTTGCTCTATCTCACGCGCCAGGTTCCGGTCGCACTCGCGCCTACGGCGGACGTTCCCGCCTTCGACTATGTGAGTCAGTTCGACGTCGAGATCGAGCGCACGCTGAACTTCTTCATGTATACGTTGAATCAGCGCGAGGCGGGGTTTGAGCGGCTTTTTGTCACGCTGCCGCGCGACGTGGATGCCTCCGAACACCTTCAGGCTCTCGAGGAACGCATCGGCATGCCGTGCGAAGTCTTGCCGCTGGCAGAGATGATTCGACGCAACTGCGAAATCGGGCCGGAGGCGCATCGCATGCCCGATCTTGCGGATTATGCAGCGGCCATAGGTCTTGCGCTCCGGGGGGTGTGA
- a CDS encoding PulJ/GspJ family protein encodes MAQRAGMTLIEVLVAITITAIVMGGLITAIWQISLRSQRLTAANQAMESVLTVNHMLTRMIGSSSYVEITYDASSGLTRLWLFRGGVPSASAVLPSQPWMYNSSTMLAPGMRGLANVSATPPAIYGANCYYLIEFVPNTTTGSNNVYAMPATNPSSPPPLPSQPLAQNVNVTWYLPALSAGTTGSGSIAQSWLQSASNLFYNGSGAGSSGTTSLFVNSIILKLSSTYIAPSGQTATYALTAGYHDAEVG; translated from the coding sequence TTGGCGCAGCGCGCGGGAATGACGCTCATTGAGGTGCTCGTGGCGATTACGATCACAGCCATTGTGATGGGCGGACTGATCACTGCAATTTGGCAAATTTCCCTTCGTTCACAACGTCTTACAGCGGCGAATCAAGCCATGGAGTCCGTCCTGACTGTGAACCACATGCTGACGCGCATGATTGGATCGTCTAGTTATGTTGAAATCACGTATGATGCCTCGAGCGGGTTGACGCGCCTCTGGTTATTCCGGGGAGGCGTACCTTCGGCTTCTGCCGTCTTGCCATCGCAGCCATGGATGTATAACTCTTCGACCATGCTGGCTCCCGGCATGAGGGGCTTAGCGAACGTATCCGCGACACCTCCGGCTATCTACGGCGCTAATTGCTATTATTTGATCGAGTTTGTACCAAACACAACGACTGGGTCGAACAACGTGTATGCGATGCCCGCGACCAATCCGTCGTCCCCGCCCCCGCTGCCGAGTCAGCCACTGGCTCAGAACGTGAATGTCACGTGGTACCTGCCTGCATTGTCCGCCGGAACGACGGGATCAGGTTCCATCGCGCAGTCCTGGTTACAGTCCGCTTCAAACTTGTTTTACAACGGATCCGGTGCCGGTTCGTCGGGAACGACTAGTCTATTTGTCAATAGCATCATTCTGAAATTGTCCTCTACATATATCGCGCCTAGCGGGCAAACGGCGACCTACGCGCTCACCGCGGGTTACCACGATGCGGAGGTGGGCTGA